ACCAGCCTACCAGGAGCGCCTGCAGAAGATTCTCGAGCACATCCAGAATTTCTATGCCGATGAGATGGAGTCCCTTGGCTTTGGCAGACAGACCGTCAACCTGGACTACGATCCTGAGGGCAAGATGCGTATTCACGTGGTCAGGGGTGAGAAGCCCTATGCTGAATACAACGTGCAAAGTGGAGGCCAGATCCGCAAAGATTGCGTGCCAGTTCTCAAGAAGGCCGGAATCGATGCCGACAAGGAGACCATCGTGATCTTCTGTAACATGGCGAACTGGAATGAGAAGCACCGCACCATCCGCCAGAACTCTCCCTACTATGCCTCCGGGACCAGCGTCAAAGGAACCGCCTGGCAGGTGGATTCTGAGATCCTGAATCTGGATGATCTCACCGAGAAAGGGAAATTTGTCCGCGACGGCCAGTACGGCAAGAAGTCACTCGGTCAGTACAATTCCATCTTCATCGGTGGTATCGCCCACGAGCTCGGTCACGCCCTGTCTTTGCCGCACAACCGCGAGACCGCAGATCAGAAGAAGGAGTTTGGTACGGCGCTCATGGGGAATGGTAACTTCACCTACGGCGAGGAATTGCGCGGCGAGAGCCTGGGCTCTTTCCTGAACCTCGGCCATGGCCTGAAGCTGGCCGCTCACCCTATGTTCAATGGCTCCGCCAAAGGCTTTGGCGAGATCGCCAAGCGCGAGGTGACGAATGTAAACATTGAAAACCACGGCAAGTCCTTCACCGTGAGTGGTAACGTGAAGTCGGATATCCCGGTGCATGCGGTTCTCGGCTACATGGATCCTACCGGTGGCGGTGACTATAATTCACACATGACCGTTTCCATCCCGGATGAAAACGGCGACTTCAGCCTGGAATGCAAGGAGTTGGTTCCTGGTAAGACTGGCCGCCTGAATATCACCTTCCTGCACGTGAATGGCGATGCTTCCTCCTTTGCTGGTCCAAACGACAAGTATTACCACCCATACTCCGTGGATAAAGAGGGGAATGTGGATCTCACCCTCGCTCTGATGAAGCTGGAGCTCACAGACTTTTTCGCCGCCGTGAACAAGGGAACTGCCAGCATGGACATGCTCCCAGCGGATGCCAGCCCGGAAATGCGTGAGATTGCCCAGCGTCTGGTCAATGCGAAGAACCAATCCAGGCCATTGCCGGCACCGGCCGCTCTGCCGGAGAGTACCAAGGAAGTGGTGCTGACGGATACCAAGTATGAGTCCATCAAGGTGGGCTACGGTCGCCCGGTCTTTGACAAAGTGCCTAGTGAGAATCCCATGCTGGTGGCTGCCGAGCGTGCCTTCTCCACCGGACTCTTTGCTCACGCGGAGTCCAGAGTGGTTTATACACTCGGCGGAAAATGGAACAAGCTTTCAGGCTTTGCCTCCATGGCAAACGGTAGCTGGGGAACAGCCGCCTTTGTCATCAAGGGGGATGGCAAGGTGCTCTGGAAATCTGGTAATACCAAGAGTGACCAGCTCAGAAACTTTGACCTCAATGTCGAGGGCGTGCAGACCCTCGAGCTCATCACCGAAGACGGTGGTGACGGGATCGGCAGTGACTGGTCCACTTGGTTTGATGTCAAACTCAAGCGCTAAGTCGCAGCTTACTGGTTGGCGCGGGGATTGAAATGGACCCCGCCGCCTTCCGGCGTGTTGCGCATGAAGTCCGCCACTTGGGCAAAAAACTTCGAGAGTGCTGTGGCTGCTTCGGCTGGGATTTCAGCCTCTACCATGGCGGCGTCCATCAGCTCCACCCAGCGGTCTCGCTCCTTGATGCCGATGGTGAAAGGCATGTGCCTAGCCCTTAGTCTGGGGTGGCCACGTTTCTGCAGATAGGTTTCATCGGCGGCTAGACGAAAGAGAAGGAAGTCCCTCAGGCGCTCCTCGGCTCCGGCCATGTCCGCTTCAGGGTACATGGGTCCGAGAATGTCGTCATCCTTCACTTTGGCGTAAAACGCTTTCGTCATTCTTTCAATTCCGGCTCGACCAACCAGATTCATGATGCTTTCTTCGTCCATCGGTGCGTTTGCTGAACTGCTCTTTAGGGCAAGACTACATGATAAAGGTCAGCAGTAAACTAAGATATCCGTTGTTCACACGTTCCCACATAAGAACATGACCCACAATCCTCACGACCAGATTCACTTCGAGGCGCCCTCGCTGGAAGAAGTAGAATCTTTACTACCCAAGTATCACTTTGAGTCGTTCATCGCCAAAGGTGGCATGGGCGCTGTATACAAAGCTACTCAAATTTCCCTGGATAGGCCGGTAGCTATCAAAGTGCTGCCAAAGGAATTCGGAGCAGACGCTTCTTTCCGCGAATCTTTCGAGACAGAGGCCAAGATGATGGCCCGTCTCAATCATCCAAACCTGATTGCCGTTTATGATTTCGGTGAAATCGAAGGCTTGCTCTACATTGTCATGGAGCTTGTCCCCGGTAAGTCCCTTTACGAAAAGGCCTACGGTAAGGCGATCAAGCAAGAGACTGCGATCGATATCATCCGCCAGATCTGTGAAGGTCTGGATCACGCTCATGAGTCCGGCGTTCTCCACCGTGACATCAAGCCGGCCAATATTCTCCTGAAGAAGAAAATTCCGAAGATTGGTGACTTTGGTCTCGCCCGAGCCGTTGGAAACTCTGAGTCTGGCGGTGTCATCTACGGAACTCCTGGCTACACAGCACCCGAGGTACTTAACAGCCCGGACAATGTAGACCAGCGTGCGGATATCTACTCTGTGGGCATCATGCTCTATGAGCTTCTGACTGGAGCCAAGCCGGAAGGCCCTTATCAGGCCGTCCACACTCATGTCGATTGTGACCAGCGCCTGGACAAAGTGATCCGCAAGGCGATCAACCCGAACATGAGGTTGCGCTTTTCGACGGCCAAGGAAATGGGCGACGAACTCGCTGAAATCCTGCGTACTCTTTCAGCACCGCCGACAGGGGGGCTCCGAGCTGCGCCTGCGGCGAAGAAGTCTTCAGTCAATCTCGGGGTTCCCGGGACCGCTGCACGCCAAACCGGTGCCAAGCTGAAACCTGCGGCCCAGCCTGTGACGCCTGCCGCAAAGCTGGCCACGCCCGGAGCTGCAGGTGCCGCACCTGCCAGGCCGGCGACTCCGTCTACCGCCAAGGTGGATGTGACCGGCAATAGCACGGTGACACGGAATATCGTGATCATCATCATTCTTCTGGTGGCGATCTATGTGGCTCAGGACCAGCTCTCCAAACGCAAGGAGCGCGTTGCTCAGCAGCAGGAGCAGATCGACAGGGAAGAGGCTCAAAGGAAAAAAGAGCGTGAGGACATCATCGCTGCCCAGAAAGCTCAATATCAGAACGGGAACAGACAGAATGATAATTCTGGATCAACGAGCCCGAAGCCTAAGCCAAAGCCGGCTCCGAAGCCCTTGACCAAACTTGAGGCTCTGGAGAGTTTGAAAGACGTCTTGGCAAGCGGACGCCGTCCGCTGAGCGAGATGCCCAAGGAGACCTTCTACCTGAGTAGCAAGTCTCGCATGCTTCTTTATGTGCAGACACCAATGACTTGGCAGCAAGCCGATCAGTGGTGCCGCGCGCACGGCGCATATCTCGCCACCGTGCGTGATAGTGCGGATGCAGCGTCCATCGCAGAGAAAATTCCAGCCGCCACTACCGCCTGGGTCGGAGCTGGTAAAGCTGGCAGAAACCTCTGGGCCTGGTCAGATGGTACCGTGTATGCCAATGACTTGGGATTGCGTAAGACAAGCAAGCTCTTCTACGTGGGGCTGAGCTCAGATGCCATTTTTGAGCTGCTCAATTCCAAGGACAAGCAGCCTTTCGTGATGGAGTGGCGTGTAGATGGCAGTCAGCCTGGTGGTATCCGCGAGCGACTCCAGTTCACCAGACAGACGCTGAACCAGATTGATCCTATTTACCCTCCGGGTACGTACTCCATCGGCAGCCGTAATTTCTGCCTGGTCTATGAGCCTAGCACCTTTGCTCAGGCGAGAAGTCTGGCCAAGGATGCCGGCGGTGAACTCTTCGTGCCGACTGATCAGACAGAGTTGGAAGCCGTGAAGGAGTTTCTTGCTGAGACATTGCCTGCAGGTGAGATGGCCTGGATCGGTGGCCAGCGCTCCGGCGACAAATGGACCTGGATTACGGGTGAGCCATGGAGTTTTGCAAACTGGGATCAGAACTATCCCGGAGATGGAAAGCTTGTGGCCGCCTTTGGTGCGGAATCTTCGCCATGGAGAGATCTTACTTCTTCGGATCGAGTTTCGTATATCCTGATCGAGTGGAGCAAGGACAAGGCGAAGTTTACCCCAGAGCAGCTCAGTGAAGATGCTGCCAATGTGAATGCCTCATTTGCATCTCTGCGCACGAAGGCTGAGCAGCTCTTGGCCAAGGAGAATACGGCCAGAGAAGAGCAGCATGCCGAGAACATCAAACGTCTCGAGTGGGATATTGACACCTACTTCAATGGACTCACCAAAGGGGACAAAGAAATCCAGGGCAAATTGCTTGAAGCACTCAAGACCACCTTCGTCGGTAAGGAAAGGCTTCCTGATGAGATCGAGAACAAGGGGCCTAGCCAGAAGGTCAGAGGCTTTACCAGCTACGGTTATGACAAGCAGCAGCGGATCGAAAAAGAGTTCCTCGCAGATGTGGACAAGATCCGCATGGCCTACATTCGCCAGCTCAAGAAAGTCAGGGATGACCTAGTCTCCAAAGGGCAAATCACCGCTTCCCGTTCTGTGGAAGATGAGATCTCTGCTGCGCAGAAGTCGACTAAGTCCTTCCTCGAGTTGATGGGAGTCGAGTAGACCGATCACTCGCAATCTTTTATAATCCTCACTCGATTACTGATCTATCGGGTGGGGATTTTTTTTGTAACTTTGACCGCAACTTTTGCGTACTACGTGTAGTTGATTCCTAAATGAATCGAGAGTGTCACGATTTTTGTGTGGTGTTAGGCTGTAGGCTGGATCCATTGTTCTGCCGTGCTTTGACGACGCATTTTTTAAATTTTGACTAGATTATTCAGGATAATTAACTTTATAAGCCCCGCAGAGGATCGTGTGTCATTCCTCTGAAGTTGCTGAAAATACCGCATAAAAAGTGATTATGAATCAATTTACCCCACCTCAACCTGAGGAACTTAATAATCTTTTTTCTGCCTACCGTGTCGATGGATTCATCGCACAGGGAGGAATGGGTGCCGTGTACCATGGTACACAGGTCTCCCTGGACCGTCCCGTGGCGATCAAGATTTTACCAGACGTGTTTGGAGAAGATCCAAGCTATCGTCAGTCCTTTGAAACAGAAGCCAAGGCGATGGCTCGTCTCAACCATCCTAACCTGGTCGGAATCTATGATTTCGGTGAGCTGGATGGCATGCTCTACATCATCATGGAATACGTGCAGGGGAGATCCTTGCATGAATCGGCCCATGGCCAGGTGGTGGAAGAGGAAGAGGCCGCCCGTCTTATTCTGGATATCTGCCGCGGTCTGGAGCACGCCCATGAGGCAGGCCTGATTCACCGGGATATCAAGCCGGCCAATATCCTGATTGATGATCAGGTGCGCCCGAAAATCGTGGATTTCGGTCTGGCGAGACCGCTCGAGGGTGATGAAGGAGGCGGTGTCGTCTTTGGTACGCCTGGCTATACCGCTCCAGAGGTGCTCAATCATCCGGAGAACGTGGACCAGCGTTCGGACATCTATTCCGTGGGTGTCATGCTCTATGAGCTACTCACTGGTGGAATGCCTGTGGATCCTTACATGAGCCCGAGCGAGGCTGCGGAGGCCGATGAGCGCTTTGATAACATTGTAGCTCGAGCCATCCAGCCGGATCCGGAACACAGATACTCATCTGTCTCTGAAATGGCTGAGGATCTCGAGGAACTCCTTCGCTCACTGACCAATCCTGAGCCAGTCCCGTCACCTCCAACCAGCCGCTTGCTCACCACTGCCAATACGCCGGCAGCCATGGGGGCTCGGCCACTTGCTGGAGCTACCGTAGGTGCTCTACGTACCCCGGCTCCAACCTATCTGGCTTCCAGTAAAAAGAAGAGCCCAGTAGTTCCTCTCCTGCTGGTGGCAGGTCTGGCGGTAGTCGGTGTCGTGGCTTATAATTCCATGTCCAAGCAGGATGAGCCTGCGCCAACTCCAGTAGCGACAGAGACTGCCGAGCAGGAAGCCGCGCGCATCCGTGCGGAAAAAGAGGCCGATATGGAGAAGCAGCGTGAAGCCCGCAGGCTCAAAAAGCAGCAGGAAGAAGAACTGCGCCTCGCCAAGGCGGCTGAGCGCGAGGCGGAAATGCGTGCCTTCAAAGCTGAACTCCAGGCAGGCCGTGGCAGAGTCGCGGAGCCTGAGGAGGTTTCGAGGCCTGTAGTTGTCGAGGATGCAGAGATCCAGACATTTGACCACAAGGCCTTCATCAAGGGCTTGAGACAGGATGTCGTCATTCACAATTCCTCCACAGTAGAAGAATACAATGAAGAGATCGCCAAGAACATCGACCGCTACAATCGTGAGATCAAGCGTGCGGTGCGCAAGCTGAACAATGGCGAGCGTGACGGGGTGGAAATGAAGGCCGAGGCCTTCTATGGCGCGATGCAGCAGAACCAGTACATCCCTGAGAAAGTTTCTGGTGAGCACTTCGTCATTACGCGTTCCCACTTTGAGTATTTCAGAGACCAGCGGGACATCGACCAGCGTTACGAGCAGCAGTTCAGCACCATGCGTTCTGAGTATGTGAGGGCTTGCGAGAAGAAGCTCAAGGAGCTGGATGCCCAAGCACAGAAAGAGGGTATCGAGGCGCTTAAGGCTGAGGTCGAGTCCATCCGCGAGGATAAGACGAGAATCCGTCTGATTGCCAGAGGACTGCCTCTTCCTGATGAGCAGGCCGGTTCCTAAGCCTGATCTCCAGTAATAGATTTACCCATGCCGCTCACCGTTTGCCGGGAGCGGCATTTCATTTTTACGAGTTTGGAAAAAAGGTTCGTCCTTCGCGGGCTATATGGCTACAGTGCCGCCGTGCTTCAGATCGTATTCAATGAAATTAGTGCCGCCGAGCTATCCAGAATGGATACCTTGGATCAGCTGGATTTGTTAGATTCCTTCCAGGTCACCAGAGAAAAGCTGGAAGACATGGATGGGGGGGATTTCGCCAAGCTGGAGCGCGATGATAAAGTGCTCTACCGTTTCCGTGCCAAAGAGTATCGTATCTACTTTGAGGTACAGGATGATCTGGTCGTGGTGCACCGCGTTCTGCACAAGAACACCTTCTCAGATTTCCTCTTCCGCTCTAAAATGCCTGTCGGTGAGGATGAGGCGCTCAGCCAGAGCAAGCATTTCTGGAAGCTCATCGATGAGGGCCGCAATGCCCGCAGGATGTAATTCCGGATCTCTCCGGGGGTCAGTAGATCCATAAAATAAGCTTTCGAACCCGTAATCTGTCTAGGATTAGCGGGTTCTTTCGCTTGGGGCTTGCCCATCGCCTGCGGAACGTGTTAGGAATGATGCTGAATATTTTTTCTAACTTAATCTTATGAAGGGAATTATCTACGGCGTCATCGGTGCTGCTATCGCATATTTGGTTATCCACGTCTACCGGACAGCGGGGCCGGAGGATGTCTTCCTGAGGATGAGTGTTTCGATTCTCGCTGGTCTCTACATCGGCCTAATGTTTATTACTTATGCGCTGCCTCTTATCTCGGATGCGGTCGCCCGTCTCCTCTACAGTGATCCTGGTGGTGAGCCTGAGATCGAGGATCCTATGCACGATGGACGGGCCTTGATGGCTCAGGGAGATTACGCAGGTGCACTCAAGGAATTCCGTAAAGTCACGGAGACGGATACTGAGAACCGTATGCCTTGGATCGAAATGGCCAAGATCCAGCTGACGCAAATGGAAGACCCTGATGGTGCGGTAGCTATACTCAAGGAAGGCCTGGAAAGCCATGAGTGGAGAGTCAATGACGCTGCCTACTTCATGTTCCGCATGGCGGAGATCCATCTCAAAGAACGTGAGGACAAGGATTCTGCCGTGAATATCCTCAGGCAAGTGATCGAGCTCTTTCCTGAGACTCGTCATTCGGCCAATGCGACCCATCAGCTCCGCGAGCTTGGTGCTCTCTAACTGTTCTCTCACTATATGGCTGCCCGATCCCAGCTCCCGGCTGCTTGCCTGAGTTGGACTGAGAGTCGTCTGGGTAAGTGGATCAGGCGGCAGGTCATGGTGCTGCCTGCACTGGCGAGTGTGGCTGCCGTTTTGTTAGTAGATC
The sequence above is drawn from the Rubritalea squalenifaciens DSM 18772 genome and encodes:
- a CDS encoding tetratricopeptide repeat protein, yielding MKGIIYGVIGAAIAYLVIHVYRTAGPEDVFLRMSVSILAGLYIGLMFITYALPLISDAVARLLYSDPGGEPEIEDPMHDGRALMAQGDYAGALKEFRKVTETDTENRMPWIEMAKIQLTQMEDPDGAVAILKEGLESHEWRVNDAAYFMFRMAEIHLKEREDKDSAVNILRQVIELFPETRHSANATHQLRELGAL
- a CDS encoding protein kinase domain-containing protein, which encodes MTHNPHDQIHFEAPSLEEVESLLPKYHFESFIAKGGMGAVYKATQISLDRPVAIKVLPKEFGADASFRESFETEAKMMARLNHPNLIAVYDFGEIEGLLYIVMELVPGKSLYEKAYGKAIKQETAIDIIRQICEGLDHAHESGVLHRDIKPANILLKKKIPKIGDFGLARAVGNSESGGVIYGTPGYTAPEVLNSPDNVDQRADIYSVGIMLYELLTGAKPEGPYQAVHTHVDCDQRLDKVIRKAINPNMRLRFSTAKEMGDELAEILRTLSAPPTGGLRAAPAAKKSSVNLGVPGTAARQTGAKLKPAAQPVTPAAKLATPGAAGAAPARPATPSTAKVDVTGNSTVTRNIVIIIILLVAIYVAQDQLSKRKERVAQQQEQIDREEAQRKKEREDIIAAQKAQYQNGNRQNDNSGSTSPKPKPKPAPKPLTKLEALESLKDVLASGRRPLSEMPKETFYLSSKSRMLLYVQTPMTWQQADQWCRAHGAYLATVRDSADAASIAEKIPAATTAWVGAGKAGRNLWAWSDGTVYANDLGLRKTSKLFYVGLSSDAIFELLNSKDKQPFVMEWRVDGSQPGGIRERLQFTRQTLNQIDPIYPPGTYSIGSRNFCLVYEPSTFAQARSLAKDAGGELFVPTDQTELEAVKEFLAETLPAGEMAWIGGQRSGDKWTWITGEPWSFANWDQNYPGDGKLVAAFGAESSPWRDLTSSDRVSYILIEWSKDKAKFTPEQLSEDAANVNASFASLRTKAEQLLAKENTAREEQHAENIKRLEWDIDTYFNGLTKGDKEIQGKLLEALKTTFVGKERLPDEIENKGPSQKVRGFTSYGYDKQQRIEKEFLADVDKIRMAYIRQLKKVRDDLVSKGQITASRSVEDEISAAQKSTKSFLELMGVE
- a CDS encoding type II toxin-antitoxin system RelE family toxin translates to MPLTVCRERHFIFTSLEKRFVLRGLYGYSAAVLQIVFNEISAAELSRMDTLDQLDLLDSFQVTREKLEDMDGGDFAKLERDDKVLYRFRAKEYRIYFEVQDDLVVVHRVLHKNTFSDFLFRSKMPVGEDEALSQSKHFWKLIDEGRNARRM
- a CDS encoding NPCBM/NEW2 domain-containing protein, with product MKFSVLSPLVCASTAAATLLLINCNKNDQSSQPEKESSATEAELVDSEAQPEPKPEPVDPASLPPAARDIAIKVPKALKILEAYHGKRPEKTIERKLHIVYWTPADRDPAPAYQERLQKILEHIQNFYADEMESLGFGRQTVNLDYDPEGKMRIHVVRGEKPYAEYNVQSGGQIRKDCVPVLKKAGIDADKETIVIFCNMANWNEKHRTIRQNSPYYASGTSVKGTAWQVDSEILNLDDLTEKGKFVRDGQYGKKSLGQYNSIFIGGIAHELGHALSLPHNRETADQKKEFGTALMGNGNFTYGEELRGESLGSFLNLGHGLKLAAHPMFNGSAKGFGEIAKREVTNVNIENHGKSFTVSGNVKSDIPVHAVLGYMDPTGGGDYNSHMTVSIPDENGDFSLECKELVPGKTGRLNITFLHVNGDASSFAGPNDKYYHPYSVDKEGNVDLTLALMKLELTDFFAAVNKGTASMDMLPADASPEMREIAQRLVNAKNQSRPLPAPAALPESTKEVVLTDTKYESIKVGYGRPVFDKVPSENPMLVAAERAFSTGLFAHAESRVVYTLGGKWNKLSGFASMANGSWGTAAFVIKGDGKVLWKSGNTKSDQLRNFDLNVEGVQTLELITEDGGDGIGSDWSTWFDVKLKR
- a CDS encoding globin, with the protein product MDEESIMNLVGRAGIERMTKAFYAKVKDDDILGPMYPEADMAGAEERLRDFLLFRLAADETYLQKRGHPRLRARHMPFTIGIKERDRWVELMDAAMVEAEIPAEAATALSKFFAQVADFMRNTPEGGGVHFNPRANQ
- a CDS encoding serine/threonine protein kinase produces the protein MNQFTPPQPEELNNLFSAYRVDGFIAQGGMGAVYHGTQVSLDRPVAIKILPDVFGEDPSYRQSFETEAKAMARLNHPNLVGIYDFGELDGMLYIIMEYVQGRSLHESAHGQVVEEEEAARLILDICRGLEHAHEAGLIHRDIKPANILIDDQVRPKIVDFGLARPLEGDEGGGVVFGTPGYTAPEVLNHPENVDQRSDIYSVGVMLYELLTGGMPVDPYMSPSEAAEADERFDNIVARAIQPDPEHRYSSVSEMAEDLEELLRSLTNPEPVPSPPTSRLLTTANTPAAMGARPLAGATVGALRTPAPTYLASSKKKSPVVPLLLVAGLAVVGVVAYNSMSKQDEPAPTPVATETAEQEAARIRAEKEADMEKQREARRLKKQQEEELRLAKAAEREAEMRAFKAELQAGRGRVAEPEEVSRPVVVEDAEIQTFDHKAFIKGLRQDVVIHNSSTVEEYNEEIAKNIDRYNREIKRAVRKLNNGERDGVEMKAEAFYGAMQQNQYIPEKVSGEHFVITRSHFEYFRDQRDIDQRYEQQFSTMRSEYVRACEKKLKELDAQAQKEGIEALKAEVESIREDKTRIRLIARGLPLPDEQAGS